From the Tursiops truncatus isolate mTurTru1 chromosome 6, mTurTru1.mat.Y, whole genome shotgun sequence genome, the window CCGTGTTCACCTGTCCCCTCCTTCATATTCAGGGTGGTTGGGAAGACAGGGGGACAGCAGGGAGATGCCAGTGGTGCCAGGCCTTGCGGTCACTGTCCAGCAGCAGTTGGGACTTCTTCCCTCTGTGGCTCTAGCCTGGGGACACTAGTCATCGTGGCTTGGCCCCCTCTCCTTGCCTCCACAGGCCATTGAGAAACTGGTCGCTCTTCTTAACACGCTGGACAGGTGGATTGATGAGACTCCTCCAGTGGACCAGCCCTCTCGATTTGGGAACAAGGCCTACAGGACCTGGTATGCCAAACTGGACGAGGTGAGGCTGCTGCAGGACAGgcttgggggctgggctggggagaaagCCGGCAGATATCAGAATCGCTGGGAACTCGGGAAGGGACCGCAACTTCCAGTGGTCCCTCGGTGTCTGTGGGGGGTTGGTTCCGGGACCCCctgcggatgctcaagtcccttgtataaaatggcgAGGTTcggtcagccctctgtatccatgggttctCCATCTGTGGATACAAAGGGCCGACTGTACCGTTAGGTTAGAGGGGAGCTGGGGTGTTAGGCACACGGCAAGCTGCCTTTCGGTAAGAAAGAGGGGAAACAAAAAAGGTATGTTTGTACTGCTCAGTTTGCACTGGAAGGATATGTAAGAGGCAAATAAggctgtggtttctttttttgaggttggggggagggggtggacgGGAAAGGGTGACGGAAGACTTCTCAATGCATCCcttttataatgtatttatttttgagtcATGCAAAGGTAATACCTGttagaagcaaacaaaaaataaacatgaaggaTAGCCACCCCTGGGAGTCCAGATTCTCACCAGGTCTCCGGGAGATTCTCATGCCAGgggatttttgggttttttgtttctttgttttttggccacgccacatggcataTGGGATTTTAGTCCCCccaacagggattgaaccctgcgCCCCcggcattggaagcgcagagtcttaaccactggaccaccagggaagtccctcatgccAGGTGTTTATAGACTGAACTTAGAGAAACTTGCATCCTAGTTTCTTTGGCCTAGTGTTTTCACATGGAACAGAGGGGAGTCCCGAGGACCCAGCAAAACACTGTCCTTGCGTAAGAGTGGCCTGGGGCTGCTTCTGGTCTCTAAGATGGCACATGGgcgtatttttttttattaagttataACTTAAAGAAAGCTGACAAACCATAGCTGTCAGTCATGTACAGCTTGatcgatcttttttttttataaatttatttttggctgcactgggtcttcgttgctgtgcgcctgccctccctagttgtggcaagcgggggttgctcagcagctgtggcgcaggggcctagccgctctgcagcatgtgggatcctcccgggccagggcccgaacccacatcccccgcattggcaggcagagtctcaaccactgggccaccagggaagtccccttgatAGATCTTAACATGTTTTTACCCTTGCATCCGTCCATGTCAAGCCACGGAAAATTCCAGCACTTCAGCAGGGCCTTTGTGCCCCTTTCTAGTTGATATCCCCCAGACTCTTCTGACAGCTGCCTATAGATCGATCTTGCCTGTGtttgaacttcatgtaaatgtctggcttcttttgctcaacattgcGTGACTCCCCTGTGCTGTGCGGAGCAGTGGGTCTTCTTCATTGCTACGCAGCACTCCAGGGTAAGGCCATAGCACAAGTTATCCATTCTGCCGTTGACGGACGGTTCAGTtgtgggttgtttccacgttTTGGCTGCTATAAATAAGGCTGCCGTGAACGTCCTTGCATATGTCTCTGGTGGACGTCGGGCACAAACTCCCTCGCTGGGAGTATGAAGAAAGAGGACATCTCTGGAGGTGTCAGTGAGTTACTAGATGGGAAAGTCGAATGGCTTCTTTTTAAATCCCTCCTGTCTTGCCCCCAGAACCGTGTCCCCTGGAGGGAGGGTCAGCAGATGAAGAGCCACCCCAGGGTGGTCTCCATTGTGTGAAAATAAAcgctctccctcctcttccttctgtgGCCAGTCAGAGCAGGGAGCCAGGACTGCTCGCTGTGGCGGCCTGGCTCCAGCCAAGATGCTGCCTCTGGGCACCTGGCCACCGAGATGCCGCCTAATCTGCTGCCACCACTTTGTGTCTCTTATGTTATCAGGAAGCAGAAAACTTGGTGGCCACAGTGGTCCCCACCCATCTGGCAGCTGCTGTGCCCGAGGTGGCTGTTTACCTGAAGGAGTCAGTAGGGAACTCCACGCGCATCGACTACGGCACAGGTACCCGTTACCGTGGGCGGCGCCTTTTTGGCTTCGCAGTGGCCCTTTCTCGGGttgcctcctctttgctctgggTTGTGTTGGTGGGGTGAGGGAGCCAGCTGGGGTGCAGCGCGGCAGGTGCAGGGACGCCTGCTGCTCTGGCGTGGTCCACCAGGGGGAGCTGGTGCCACATGCATGGTGGCTGTAAGCGCAGCGCTGACTTCTGTTGCTTGTAAAGAGGGCCTCGCTGTGCGCTCATGTCATCACCAAACTAATAATTTGTTGAGCACTTAGTGTATCCCAAGACAACCGCTTACGGAAGCCTTGAGAACTGAAAGACCCTGGTAGCCTCTGGCAGCGCTGTGGCGCATTGCTGTTAGCCACTCGGTGCCCTTCAGAGGGAGCGCTGTGGGCATCTTAACAGGGAAGGGGGGCGTCCTTTATCTAGGTCAGGCGTGGCCGAGGAGGGTCGCTGCTTTGATAGGCCcgccttccttttcctttccacgCTGAAGCAGGCGAATGCAAGAGCTGCTGCTCTCTCGGGCCCTTCCCTTGCCTCTGGAGGAGCCCCGGCCCCAGGGGCAGGCCTGGAGAAGGGCCCCCTGGGACCTGGGTCATGGGAAAGTTCTGTCATCTGCTCCCCTGATGCTGAGGAACAGGCTTATTATCGAGTGAGACTTTTAGGGGCGGCGCTTTGACTGAGGCCAGCCGACCAGGAAGACCTGGAGGTGGGGAGTGGCCAGGTCAGCAGGGGCTGGGTTTTTCCTCCACTCTCAGATGCTCTTAGCTGTGCAAGGGTGATGACTGCCCCTGCGTGATTGTGGCCTGGACTCTGGCTGGTCATGGTCAAAAACTGTGCAGGTGAAAGTAACAGCTCATAAGCTTTCCAGGCCCTTGGAGGGACCCTTATTCTGCAGAAATAGGACAGGAAGCCACTGAAatattctctcctcccctccctccagataTGTTTATTATGACACCATGAACCATGGGATTCGGCCCAGAGTCCAGCTGGCGGTTTCTGTAGCGCTGACCATTTCTATTTGACATGACTGGGAAGGAAGGGGGGTGCCCTTTGACCCTGCAGTGTGGCCATGCTTCGAAGCCTTCAGTGGCTCCTTTTTTCCTGTGGCTGTAAATGCCTGTCTGATCTTCAGCCCCATTGCATTACACTTTCTCCCTTGCTCTCTCTGCTTTAGCCAGACTGGCCTTCCTAGGGTTCTTCAAACATATCacggtggttgtttttttttttttttggcctcaggGCCTTTCCATGTGCTGTTTCTCCTGGCTAGAGTGCCCTTCTTGCTTCCCTCACGCCCTGTGCCTTGCCAGCTCTTACTCATctttcaaattaaatattatttctgaagGGAAGCCTTCCTGAACCCTAATGTCAGGATCCCCCTGTGATATCCTCCAATTATCACCCTATCCTTCTCCTTCAGAGGTAGGTTCATAGAAGTGATTGTATATTTAATGTCTGTCATCCTGATAGGTCATAAACTATCAAACAAGGGCAGGGACTTCTGGCCTCTGTCCCTCTAGTGCCTGACATGGGCGGTGATGGCCACCTGCAGTAGGTGCTGCGTAAATAGGGCAGAACTGATGAGTGAGTTAAACCCCCAGAATGAGATGTGAATGCCTATTGAAGTGTCACCAGCCTGGGCCTTTTCAGGAGTAGGATTATAGTACTAGTGGTTCTTAAAAGGACCTAGTTCTTCCTGGATGGGGAAGAGGCCCCGTCACCTCCATGTTCACCTCTGTCCTTAGAGGGGAAGTTAGCAGTGATTTGGACTCTGGTGGGACCAAGAACAGTCCCACGCCTTCTGGAAGACTGTCAACCTCGGCTGTGTTTTCTCCCCCAGGACATGaagctgcttttgctgctttcCTCTGCTGTCTCTGCAAGATAGGGGTGCTGCGAGTGGACGACCAAATAGCCATTGTCTTCAAGGTGTTCAATCGGTGAGTGAGCCCAGCGGGAGGGGCGGCGGCCGGGGGAGGAGCAGCCGGGTCTCCTTCCTCCTTGTTACCATCAGACTGGGGACGGGGTGCTAGAGGGGGCTCCGGAGGGGCCGTTGCTTCTCTTGTCCTGTTCTAATCAAGCTGTGACTGTGAACAGGGTGTCCAGGACTCCTCCTTCTGACAGGTTCAAGTAAAAATAAGCGAAGGGAATGTTATGTAACGACCGCTAATGCTTCTGTGGCATTTATCGCGTAGAGGTAACTTCTAGGCGCTTTACATACAACTCTTTTTATTCTCACGAAGACgctcatttccattttatagatgaggaaactgaggcatagagaaatCAGGTCCTTTCACTGAGGTCACAGCCAGCTGAACCCAAGCAGTCAGGCTCTGACCTGCTCCCCTCACCACCCAGACCACCTCCCGGCACGTGGGTGTGTCTCCGTCACCATAGGGCGCTGACACATGTGTTCAGGGCCCCACTCTGGTGCTGCTGATGCCGCAGCTCCAAGGGCGGTTCCCGAAGGGATCTAGGGGATGATCTCCTTGGACTCCCATCAGCTTTCCTATGGGCAACCCGAAGCAAGAGAAGCTGCGGCTCCTGCCCAGGCTCTCAAGTTGTCAGGAGGTGATGGCACTAACCTCCTTTCCCAGTTGGTGTTTTGCCCCTTTGCTGGGCCAAAAGAGGCTGAGTgtgagggaagaaaatgaagttcCATAATTTTGAGTGTATCAGCTGATGCGTAACACGGGCATGCAGGGTTTCGTTGAAAAGGAGATCTGTTACACTCTCAGGTGGTTATTTCCGGCCTCCTTTGCTCCCATTGGCCGAAGGGTTGAGACTGTCTTTCTGCTTTttgccacctcccctcccttccctgccctcctgtgCAGGTACCTTGAGGTTATGCGGAAGCTCCAGAAGACGTACAGGATGGAGCCGGCCGGCAGCCAGGGCGTGTGGGGCCTGGATGACTTCCAGTTTCTGCCCTTCATCTGGGGCAGTTCGCAGCTGATAGGTACTGAGGTGCcctggccctcctccctcccctcctgcccagggCACACAGTGGCAGCTCGGAAAGCAGGCATTAGACCGGCTGTTGACGGAGGCTGCTTGCCGCCGACCTTCTGCTGCGGCTGGCGTGCAGGCTGGGGAGGCTGAGGCACATGATGGAAAGCGACG encodes:
- the PTPA gene encoding serine/threonine-protein phosphatase 2A activator isoform X4 — its product is MAEGQQRSQPDSSEDIPPATQNFIIPKKEIHTVPDMGKWKRSQAIEKLVALLNTLDRWIDETPPVDQPSRFGNKAYRTWYAKLDEEAENLVATVVPTHLAAAVPEVAVYLKESVGNSTRIDYGTGHEAAFAAFLCCLCKIGVLRVDDQIAIVFKVFNRYLEVMRKLQKTYRMEPAGSQGVWGLDDFQFLPFIWGSSQLIDHPCLEPRHFVDEKAVNECHKDYMFLECVLFITEMKTGPFAEHSNQLWNISAVPSWSKVNQGLIRMYKAECLEKFPVIQHFKFGSLLPIHPVTSC